In Paenibacillus xylanilyticus, the genomic window TGAGCAGAAAGGCAAAAGCAGGTGTATGGGTTACCGTACTGGCTGTACTCGGCATCTTTGTGGGGTGTTTTATCTGGTATTTCAATACGGCTTCGGGTGAGCGGGCGCTGAAAACGATGAGATCCAACAACTCCGGGGGTCTGGAGCGGGTCGTTAAGGTGTACAGTGACTCCGGTGAGCTGATACAGACCTACGAAGGGAAAATCGATGTGCAGGATACGGAATATGGCAATAAAGTGTTATTTGATCTGAATGGAAAACGTGTTGTGATCTACAACGCAACGGTTATTACAGAAGAGAAATAACATGGAAACGAAAAAATATCTTGGAGTCTAACTTGAGACACACATTTTCATATATGGAAAATAAAGGAACTTAAGATAAACCAATTTGGAGGTGAGAGGGGCATGTTCATGGAAATGCTAATGGCTCTAGTCGCAATCCTAGGTATGGGTGTGTTCTATGCTGTGCTTGTGTATTACCTCGTTCGTCTCATCTCCAAAAAAGCGTTTAAGCTTACGCTAACCAAGGCTGAGTCTATTGAAATTCTGGTTTGGCTGGGGATAGCGTTCTTCGGTATTGTGATGATTGTTAAGCAGAATTGGAATCTGTTCATACCGGTAGTTCTTCTGCTGGTCTCCATGGTTAACTTGCGGCGTTCCAATCGGAAATACCGGGAGATGGAGAACCATGAATAATCAAAAAATCAAGGAGGTAGGTTACTGTGAAAATGGGCAAAACATCCGATACGTCCGGGTTAACATACGTCGCCTCCCTATCTGACGAATTACAGCCTGTTTTCGAACAGGCTGAAATGAAGTATCCGGCATGTGATATCGAGCTGTTTTTTGTTTTTCGCTGCCTGCCGGAAGAATATGAACGAAAGTCTTCGGTCAGATATGCCAAAAAGGAGCAGGTGCTTTATTTTGACATGACGGTTAACGAGGACCTTTACAAAAAGTTCAGTAAAAGAAGACAACGGTTTGATTTAAGTCATTCCTTTTATGCTTTTTTGAGTGAGAAGATAAAGAAATACAAAATAGCGAATTTGGATCATGCAGCGTTTCTGAATGACATGGAAGTTTGGCTCAAAGAAATCGGTTGGCTGGAGCCTGAAATATATGTGGAAGAAGATGTAACAGCTTATTGAAGAAGGCATACAGTCGTAATGAATGGTTTCCAGTTTCCATACATATTAGAAAAGTAAATAAAAACAGGCCCTCTTTCGAGGGCCTATTTTTCATGGGAGAGGAGAAACCGGACGAAGAGCTTATGGGGAAACGTAAGTCTTCTCCGCGGTTGTCTACGACACTTGTGATGTCGATAATTATAGAATGGCCGAAATGTTTCCTTTTTATACATGTTAAATTAAAAAAAATGTCTTTCGACGTATTGTCGGATACTGAACGGACAAGTCTGTCGTATTCTACGTGGTCGTCCAATCAAATGCTTGTATAGATATTTTTTTTCAAGATATGAAGGTAGATTGGCGAAAGATAATACTGGAATTTATGTTAATTAGTAAAGGGGAATGCTATAACATCAATTAATATGGGCAATATTAATCTTTTCTCAAAAAGTCATTTTGATCATCTGATTGTTCTTAATGAGAATGACAGAGAATAGATTATTTTGTCGATTTTTGTGGGTGAAATTATTGTTTTTAAGGACTTTATAACCAAAATAGTAATATTTTATATACTTTTACTCCGAATATAGTTATTGTTTAATAAGTTAATTCGATAAGTTCTATAGAGAAACCAAGTGGTTTGATTCAAACGTATAATTATAAGAGAACGATTTGGTTCTATAGTTTCTTGTTAAATTAATTTGAGGTTTAATAATAACTTAACGGAGGGAAAAAGAAATGAAAAAACTTATTGCTTCCATTGGAGCTGCGTCAATGCTACTTGTAGCCTCTAATTCAGTCTTAGCAACTCCATTACATGATTCGAATGACTCAAGTTTATTAAGTAGTGTTGGACAATTGTCAGAACAGGATATCTTTGTAGAACTTCAAAATATCGACAATAAGTATGAAGTTGGAGATGTATTGAGTGAAGAAGATGCGAATTTTATTAAGGAGTACGCTCCTATTAGATTAAATCAAGAAAAAAATAATAGTATCCAAACAATGGCAGCGGAAACATCATTATTCGAAGGATATAAGAGTAATAGTTTCATTAATGGTGGGATTCAAGGTTTTTTCCAAATGTCCAAAGGCACAATAAATCATTCGCTTCGAACCCAAATGACCACCTACGATAGGGATATGAAAATAAGACCTAAAATAACGAATAGTGTAACCTTTTCTGGATACGGCGTTGTTGGAAGTGATGGCCTTATTGGTAAAATAGTAGGTTTCACACAAACTAACTCATGTACCCAAACTAGAGAATGTACCATGGATAGAACTACGCCATTCTCAGGTGTTTTAGCATATGGAAATGCTGCTCCGGTAGGACAAATATTTAATTCAGCAAATACTGAAGCAAATAGTGTAACAATTAGCACTGTAAAGCCTTGGTAAATTGTCAGTTATTAAAAACGTGAATGTTGACATTCACGTTTTTTTATATAATTTACTGAGCGATCCACGGTTTAAGTATTACTTTCGCTACTAAGGAGGAGATGAACATGAGCTGGTTTTATTGGCCTGAATTTATAATTCTTTCTTTTGGTTTGTTAATATTTTTATTTGGTTTATACTCTATATTTCGTAGATTTTCGAGACTTAAAAAGAGAGTTTCTCAATTAGAAAATAAAAAAAAGACATGAATGATCAAGAATTATAGTCATTCTCTTCAATAATAGACAACTTTAGTTTTGCAGCGGGAAAATATATATTTAGGCTAAAATCATAGTGAGATAAATTTATAAATCTTATTAGGGGAATTTATCTAAAATGCAATTTACAGCATATCGTTCTAATGATGATGAATTAAGTTTAGAGTTTAAGGATTTATAAGTTTCTTTGAAAAGATTTGTGAGAGGATCTATAAACCCGGGCCTTTTTAAGGCCCAAGTTTAATTAGATCAAGTGTTAATGAGTTCCCCATACTCAACTTGAGCAGGATTCATGCATTGATATTTATATGATCCATCAACACGAAATAGCTCGTGGTAAAGGAAGTATGTCTACATAGCTGTTTTATAACTACTTTACTAATGCAATGATCTAAATATAGTTGGATTGGAGTTCTTTTTTTCAAATAAGGTCTTTATGTGGTACGATAGCTGTATCAATAAACTTACATAGAGAGAAAAGGTGACTCATCAGTGAGAGTGGTATCCGGGAGTGCGAAAGGCAGACCGCTGAAGGCTGTTCCTGGCAATGGAACACGTCCGACCACCGACAAGGTGAAGGAAGCGCTGTTTAGCATGATTGGCCCTTATTTTGAGGGCGGTACAGCATTGGATTTGTTTGCGGGTAGTGGTGGTCTCGGAATTGAGGCGCTGAGCCGCGGCATGGACAAGGCTGTTTTTGTTGATTTGGAATCCAAAAGTATTGAAGTGATCCGCGCCAATCTGAAGGCAACCAAGCTGGAGGATCAGGCAGCTATATACCGTAATGATGCAGGTCGTGCGTTAAAAGCACTTGCCAAGCGAACGACACGCTTTGATCTGGTGTTTCTCGATCCGCCTTACCGGATGAAAAACGGGGATGAGCTGATGCTTACGATGCATGAACTTGAACTGCTTAAACCGGAAGCGACGATCGTGCTTGAATATGAATCCAAATATAGTTACCCTGAGCAATTCGGCCCGTTTGAACAAACGCGCAAGGCTGTGTATGGGGAGACAGCTGTGTCCATCTATAATTATGCACCTGAGGCATCGAATGATGGAGAAAACAGCATAGCAGAAGAGGAGGCTCCTCATGACTGAAATGATACACAGGCAGGAACGGATTGCCGTATATCCCGGGAGTTTTGATCCTGTAACGATGGGCCATCTGGACATTATCGCCAGGGCGTCCAAGCAATTTGACCGCGTCATCGTGGCTGTACTGAATAATATGAGCAAAAATCCACTGTTCACGGTGGAAGAGCGTAAAGCGCTCATTACAGAAGTTACAGGCCATCTGTCTAATGTGGAAGTGGATAGCTTCCGTGATCTGACAGCCAATTATGTTCGGCAAAAGGAAGCTCAGGTCATCGTTCGTGGTATACGCTCCGTGACTGATTTCGAATATGAGCTGCAGCTTGCTTCGACCAACAGCAAGCTGAACCCGGATGCGGAAACCATCTTTATGATGACCAATCCGAAATATTCGTATTTGAGCTCCAGTATCGTCAAGGAAATTGCTCATTACCATGGAGATGTAACCGATCTGGTGTCCCCGGAAGTGGAAACGGCACTACGCCGGAAAATCAGCGAGAAAAACGGCGGTTAAACCAGTGGGTCAAGCCCGACAGGCTGATCATAACGGCAAGAATGATCGCAAGTCCGATACAGACTGCCGGGAAGCTGCTCCATAAAATCTCTGCCGCAGCGGTGCTGCCTTCAAGCTGGGATTGCAGCGGCAGCAGAGTTGTCTCATCAGCGACTGCAGAAGGCCAGAACGGAGCCCATACCTCTGCACTATAGCGGCTGAAGGGTATCCAGAGGAAAACACTTAATGAAAAGGCAGTCAATGCATGAAGGAAACGTACAGCAGCAAAATAGATCATGCTTTTGCCTGCCATTCCGGCGGATTTCATCACAGCGGAGACTTGTAAATGGGAGCACAGTCCACCCCAACCAAGAACCGCAGCAATCAGGGGAATTGTAAGCAAGGGAGCCCATGGCGTTTGACTTAAATGGTATGTGCCCAAATGCACTTCCAATACAGAAGGCCAGAGGGCAGCCGAACTGCCGGGTGTGATGTATAGGCCCAGAAGTCGTATGAACACGGCAAAACCGATGATGTAACCACCAGTCATCATTAGCGTCTGAACCGCATGAGACACGGTGTCACCCAGCAGTTTGCCGAACCCGCGGCCATCTCGGGCCTGGGCTTCACGGGCTGCGTTCATCATTTGAAACCAAAGCCCTTGGTGCTGGCTTCGCTTGGGGGGACTGACTGTAGTGGACTGTTTGTGATGACTGCGATTGAAACGAATGGCAATGATTGCAGCAATCCATCCACTGAGCCAATGAATTATAAGCAGAAAGTATCCGGCAGCAGGCTGGTGAAGAAAAGCGGCACCTATGACCAAAATGATCATCATCGGATTGGTGAAATGAGCTGCAGCGACCAGAATAATGGCCTGTTTGCCGGTTATTTGCTGATCCCGAACCAAACGGGACGCTGTGTCCGCCCCAGCAGGAAATCCTCCGCACATGCCGACGGCAAGGGCTAGTCCAGCTTCGCCGGGGAGGCGAAACCAACGCTGCATCAGGGGTCCCAGCAAGACGCCGAGAGCGTCTGTAAAACCAAATGCAGTGAGCATTTGCGACAGCATCAAAAATGGGAGCATTGCCGGGAAGATAATTTTCCACCAGATGTCCAATCCTTGAATGGAGGCATCGAAGGCATCTTTTGGAGATACAACTACAGCGACGACCAGTAACAAAGCGCCGGTACTAAGTAGTACCGACCTGATCGGGTTGGATCCTGTAACCTCGGTCTGCATTGTCATCGTTTCACCTCATATGAAATAGCGCCGATTCATTCGGCTGCAGTAATCGGATTGGACGGCCGAATGACGTCCAGGGGACGCTTCGGCCTTGACCGGACAAGCGACAGCATACTGCGGCCTATCCGGCCTGTACCATTGTATGCGTGAGATTGAGGATGTTAGACTTATAATTATAGAAGAAACGCAAAGAACGGGGGCTCATGCGATGAATCGGATTCGAAAATCTGGCGGCTTCAGAGCTTCGATCTTTGTGATCGTGGTGGCTCTGGTTGTCTATGTTGCAGTGTATATGCCAACGCCATACATCATCTATATGCCTGGCAGCGCGGATGAAGTAAAACCAATGGTTACGGTTAAGGATGGGGACCAGGAAGAACGTGGTGTATTCATGATGACGACGGTGTCGGCAACGTATGCCAATGTGTTTTTGCTGGGTACGTCCTTGTTTAACCGAAATATGCAGATTGACAAAAAGGAAGACCGCCTGCAAGGAAAAACGGAAGCAGAGTACTCTGCCGAACAGGTATGGTTCATGAGCGATTCCCAATCTTCCGCCATGGAAGCGGCTTACGAGCAGGCGGGGGTTAAGTATTCCATCGTTCCTGAACATATCTTCGTGTTTGGTTTATCGGAGGATCCGAAACCCCAAGGAGATATTGCTCCTGGCGACATTATCCTCGGCGTGAATGGCACAGCTACACCGGATAACACCGTATTATCGGCCCAGTTGAAGGATAAAAAAGTGGGAGATACGGTAGAAATGCAATTGGAACGCGAAGGCGAGACGATTAGCCGTGATGTGAAGCTGATTGAAGTAAAAGACAGCAAAACGGGTGCTACCCGGCCTGGGTTGGGTGTAATGATTGGAACCGTACAGAAAGTAAAACCCGAAGATTCGAATAAACAAATTACGTTTACGGATACTCAGGTTGGCGGTCCTTCCGCCGGATTGATGTTTACCCTGGAAATTTATAATCAGCTTACTCCCGGGGATCTTACCCAAGGTCACCGAATTGCGGGCACGGGCACGATCACCAAAGAAGGCGTAGTCGGTCCCATTGGTGGTGTGGTGCATAAAATCGTTGCTGCGGATCGAAAAGAAGCGGAGATTTTCTTCGTTCCAAAACAGAATTATCAGGAAGCTGAAGCCAAAGCCGAACAGATTGGCACTAAAATGAAGCTGGTTCCTGTGAATACGGTAGATGATGCCCTCGCTTATCTAAAAACACTATCCGCCAAATCATAAAAGCTTGATATGGATAATGTGATTAGAAGCAAGCGCGTTATCAAGGAAAGAATGAGCAGACCAATTGAAATCCCCTATGCGATCGTTTGAATAAACGACACGGCATAGGGGATTTTTTGATAAGAACATTTATGAACAATTTATTTACAATACAATATTTAGCAACGAACTGGCGGCTCATAATAGTCGCTGTACATGGTTCGTGTGTCCGTCTGCTCATAAGAGAGGGCATATGCTGCTTGTGCCTGCACATCAAGCTCCAGCTGATTGTGAGTAAAGGCAGACGGTTTCAGCACAACAGGCAGGGACGAGGCCGTTTTCATCTGTTTCAAGAGACTTTGTCCCCGTGAATTGAATCCAAGGACACGAAGATAACCAGGGCCTTCCGCAAGCTTGTCCGGGGTAAATTCAGCCTTGGCATGATTCAACAGAATATGGGTCAACATTCGCTGCAGCTTGGTGCGCGTGTACCGCTTGGTTTTGAGTGCATCCAGCAGCGATTCGACCGTTGGCTCCGGAAGCTGGGCCAGTGTGCGGAGCAGCCTGTGCTCCAATCCTTCCGTGACTTCGGCGACATTTGCCAGCTCGGAGGCACGGCGGGTCGCCGCGGTGTGCAGCAGCGGCTGGGCGAAGCGCTCCCAGTGCACGGGAGCGCGTCCTGCTTGCCATTCGCGCTGCAGAATGGCAAGTGTTGCCGCCGGCACGTACGGCGCGGCGGCTTGGGGCCCGTCCGCCATCAGCAGGCGGCGGACGGCTGTTGCACTGGCGATCGCCCCCGGTCCGGGCGTCGCCTCATGATACGCGGCACCGGTGCGTGCCGTCGTCAAGGGCTGGATCGCGCTGCCGAGTCGTTCCAGCGCGATCAGGTAGTGCAGCCCAAGCGAATTGTTGGGCTGCCCGAGCAGTGCGGCGGCGGCAACTTCGCTCACGCCGCCGGGCGCCAGCGCTGCCGCAGCGCCTGCGTACGCGGCGGGGTAGCTGGCGCCTTCCCGCAGGCGGCGCGCGATGTTCTCGCGCAGCCCTGCGGGCTCCACAGCCAGCACGCGCGCAATGCGCTGCAGGCTGTCCAGGTCGCCGGACTCGCTGCCGAAGCAGAGCGAGTCCACGACCCCGGTGCGGTGCAGCAGCGAGACCGCACCGAAGGCAAACCATTCCGCCGGTTGTACCGCATAGGCAACCGGCAGCTCAATCACCAGATCGGCGCCTGCGTGCAGCGCCATCTCCGTACGAGCCCTTTTGCCCACAATGGCGGGTTCCCCCCGCTGGAGAAAAGGGCCGCTCATGACGGCCACAAGGGCATCTGCACCGCTTAGCCGTCTGGCTTCATTTAAGTGATAGACATGTCCGTTATGCAGCGGATTATATTCAACAATTACACCTACAGCTTTCATCAGCGTGCACTCCTTTCAATAACAAGGTTGTGTATGTACAATACCTGACTGGGGATTTTGTTCAAATGGGTCGTTTAATGTCATTACTGCTTCACCGAGCAGAAACGTCTTGCTTAATAATAGGGGATACGAGCGTCGTTATTCAAATAAAAGCGTTAAGAAAACGCCAAAAAAGCACGGTGTCGCATTCGGATGAATACGGTCCGTGCTTTCAGGTGAGTCATGGATGGTCCATTATTATTACTTCTGGAGATAAATTAAATGGCTTCCGACGCAGGAATCAGGTTTGTTTTGGGTCCAAAGAACTCATAATGAATATTCTCAGGTGAAACGCCAATCTCGCCTAGTGCCGCATACATCGCCTGCATAAAGAGGACAGAACCGGTCAAATAGTATTCGGATTCCAGAGGCTCGCGGATCAGCTGTGACAGCCAGGCTGCGTCAATATAACCCTCTCTGTGAAAACGCGATTGCTCGCGGTCATCTGGGGTCGGTTGTGCATAACAATAAAATGCCTGTATGTTCTCATGCTGTTCAGCCAATGTATTTACATGATCACGAAAAGCATGAACTTCGCCATTCAGGGCAGCATGAACAAAAGTGACGGAACGCTGGACATGACTGTCAACCAGCGTGTTCAACATGCTGATCATCGGAGTGAGCCCAACGCCACCACTTAATAATACGACATTGCGTGAATCCTCCGTGTTCAGTGTGAAATCGCCCGCAGGAGCAGACAATTCGACCAAGCTTCCTTCTGTGATATGATTATGCAGATAGGTCGATATAACACCATCCGGCCGTTCCATCCGAGCACTCTCACGTTTAACGGAAATACGATAATACGGTTTTCCTGGAGCTTCCGAAAGGCTGTACTGTCTAATTTGGGCATATGCATTCCCCTCGGGTTTCATCCGGAGGCTGATATACTGTCCAGGTAGATATGTGGCTATGGGCTTGCCGTCCGTTGGCATTAGATAAAAGGAAGTAATCAGGTCGCTTTCCTTCACCTTTCTAGCAACCCGGAAGGATCGGAAACCTTCCCAGCCGCCGTTTTGGTTCTCGCTCGCTGTGTACAGGTCCTTCTCTAATCCGATAAAGACACCCGCAATGACATTGTAGGCGTCTGCCCACGCAGCAATAATCTCCTCGGTCGCAGCATCACCCAGCACATCCTTGATCGCTTTCAGCAAATACGTGCCCACGATTTCGTATTGTTCCGGGGCGATGCCAAGGCTGCGGTGTTTGTGCGCGACTTGGTGCACGGCTGGCAGGACTGCGGCGAGATTATCAATATGCAGGGCGGCAGCGTATACCATGTTGGCAAGAGCGGCCTGCTGCCGTCCCTGTTTTTGGTTCGCGTGATTGAAAATATTCAGCAGTTCGTGATGATGTGCAAACATCGTTTTATAGAAATGGCTGGTAATGGCTTCGCCGTGAACTTCAAGTACAGGTACGGTGGATTTGATCACTCGAATTGTATTTTCGCTTAACATGGATTTTTCCTCCTATAAATGGATTGACGAATTAGATGGATACCCTTGCGCCATGGATCTATTATGCGTGGCACATAGCAAGTATAGATAGGGTCTAAAGGGGGACGTGTGATCTACATCACACGAATAATTAAGGAAATGTGTCCGTCAAGCAAGTAAAAGGATTAGCTTGTCGTATGGCGGAGAGAAAGTTTATAATGCGGAAGAGTGTTTTTATCGTTCGGGTATCTTTCTTTCCCAAAAGGGTGTAAAGTTAAAAGTGTTGACAAACGTCTTGGAAAATCGGTATAATGATTTTTGTTTGTTAAGTCAATTTCATAATACTTTTAACGATGAATCGTCAGAATACATACAGTCAAGATATGAAGTGCATAACGATCAGACTTGATCTGTATAACTGCCGTATAGCATTTAACCTGAATTATGAAATTGGTTTCGTTTGGAGTGATGGGAAATGTTATTGCCATTTCGCAAAGTGGCTATCAGTGACCGACCCCTGCAGTTCAATGAACAGTGGGATATTCAGGAACTGATTTCTAACCGACAAGATATCACAGCCGTTACCCCGCTGACTGCGGATTTATCTGCAGAACAAGCAACGGGGGGCGTGGTGGATGTTCATGGCAAAGTGTCAGCAGGAGTGGACATGTTGTGCTCACGTTGTCTCAAGCCGATTAGTGAACATCTTCATATTGATTTTCATGAGCAATTCAAGCAGGGAGAACAGCCGGAGGACTTGCCTGAAGAAGATGATACTGTCTATGTGGATGGAGAGGACATCGATCTGAAGCTATATGCCGAGGAAGCTTTTCTGCTGCACCTACCGTTTATACCGCTATGCAGCGATACATGCAAAGGGCTATGTCCAAAGTGTGGCCATGAGCTGAACGAGGGTGACTGCGGTTGCGATAACGAAGTTATCGACCCGCGGCTTGCAGGGCTCAAGGATTTTTTTAAATGAGCAAATGAAAATCTAGTGTAACAACTACCTGCAAAGGTTGATTTTGATAAGGAGGTGGGAATAATGGCAGTACCTCAACGGAGAACGTCCAAGACGCGTCGCGACAAACGTCGCACTCACTTTAAATTGGCTGTACCGGGCATGGTGAAATGTGAACAATGCGGCGAATTGAAGCTTGCTCACCACGTGTGCAAAGTGTGCGGAACGTACAAAGCAAGAGAGATCATCTCTCAATAATAGTTAGACATCAAGTAGTACTTCATTTCGATGAGGTACTACTTTTTTTGAATGTTCAAATTCATGTTTGTGTTAAGGGCCGGGATGACTTCGGTTGATTGTTTCAAGAAGAAAGATTCGTAGAATGCAGGAGAGCGGCTGTTTAGCAGAGAGTGGTTTTTGCCCGCCCAGTCTTTCTTTTTGACACAGGATGAGATATACTATGCTTTAGTACCAGGTTCTAAGATTTGGGGTTACATAGAGAAGAACCATGAATTCGTATGTTGAATGACCTCTGAAGATCAGAGGCTCCATTATAGAGAACGAAGTGAAATGATAGAACGGACCTGCAGGGGACGCTTTCTTATACGATACAGCGGGGGGTGTCAGGCATCGAACGTGTACCGAAGAGACAGAGGCAGCAGCAATTGACCAAAATGATCGAAGACAATCCGTTTGTGACGGATCAGGAACTTACGCGCCAATTGAAGGTGAGTATTCAAACGATTCGCCTCGACCGTCTGGAGCTGGGAATTCCTGAGCTTCGTGAACGAATGAAACTGATGGCAGAGCGTTCGTATGACCAGGTACGCTCGCTGCCTCTGCATGAGATTATCGGTGATATTGTAGATTTGCAGCTGGACAAAAGTGGAATCTCCTTGTTTGAGATCAAGGAAGAGCATGTATTTTCGAGAACGGGAATTGCTCGTGGTCACTATGTATTTGCCCAGGCTAACTCCCTGGCCGTCGCTGTCATTAATGACGAGATTGCATTGACGGCTTCGGCCGATATTCGATTTGTTCGTTCAGTTCATCTGGCCGAGAAATGTATTGCGAAAGCGTATGTGAGATCGATCTCGGGTCAAAAGGGAAAAGCAAAAGTTGAAGTGTTCACCTATGTAGGTGAGGAAATGGTGTTTCAAGGCAACTTTGTCATCTACCGTTCGGGTGGAGACGACAGCCTAGAGGGAGGTCATCTGGAATGAAAATCGTCATTGATGCCATGGGAGGCGATCATGCACCCCAGGCAACGGTAGAAGGTGCAATAGCTGCGGCCACGGAATGGGCAGATACACAGATCGTGCTTGTTGGCGATGAAGCCAAGCTGGAACCGCTTTTGAATCAGTCAGCGATCAAGCCGGCTAACCTGTCAGTCCGTCATGCTTCGGAAGTGATCGGTTCGGATGACGAGCCTGTTAAGGCTGTTCGTCGCAAAAAGGATGCTTCCATGGTGGTCGCGGGCCGCATGCTTAAGGAAGGCGAAGCGGATGCCATGATCTCTGCAGGTAATACCGGAGCGCTTATGACAACCGGCTTGCTCGTGGTGGGCCGCATGGAAGGTATTGAACGGCCGGCACTCGCCCCGATGATTCCAACAATTGATGATGTTGGGGTACTTGCACTTGACCTGGGTGCCAACATGGATGCCAAGCCCGAACATTTGGCACAATATGGACTTATGGGTAGCTTATATCGTCAGAAAGTACAAGGAGTCGACTCACCCCGGGTGGGATTGCTCAATGTCGGAACGGAGCCGGGCAAAGGGAACGAACTAACGAAGCACGCATATCCGCTGCTGGAGCAGCTACCGATTCGATTTGTCGGTAATGTGGAAGCTCGCGATGTACTTACAGGTGCATGCGACGTGCTTGTCTGTGACGGATTTGCCGGCAACATATTGCTGAAATCGCTGGAAGGCACAGCAGGTGCCATCTTTGCATTGCTTAAGGAACAGTTCTCATCTTCGTTCAAAAGCAAACTGGCTGCAGCGGTGCTGATGCCGGAGCTGCGCGGCCTGAAACGGAAACTGGATTATACCGAGCATGGCGGTGCGCCGCTTCTCGGGTTGAGCAGACTGGTAGTGAAGAGTCATGGATCAGCCGATGGCAATGCGATCAAAAACGCTGTTCGCCAAGCTAGAATTGCAGTGCAGAACCAATTGGTGGAAAGCATATCTAAGGAAATTAGCGGGAAGTGAGTGACGACATGAATAATTTGCGCCCGGTAGGGGTTATTGGTACAGGTAAATATGTACCGGAGAAAATTTTGACCAACAGTGACCTTGAGAAAATGGTAGATACCAATGACGAATGGATCGTTAGCCGCACTGGAATCAAGGAACGTCATATCGCAGCTCCGGATCAGGCCACTTCGGACCTGGCATACGAAGCAGCGATGAAGGCGCTTGAATCTGCTGGAATGACAGGCAGTGATCTGGATCTCATCATCGTAGCCACAATTACGCCAGACTCGGCATTTCCGTCTACGGCCTGCATTTTGCAGGATAAGCTCGGCGCCAAAGGCGCTGCGGCATTTGATTTGTCCGCTGCATGTTCAGGATTTGTATATGGCCTGGCAACAGCAACCAGCTTTATCCAAAGCGGCATGTACAACAACGCGCTTGTTATTGGCGCGGATTGTCTATCCCGGATCACGGACTATACAGACCGTAACACATGTGTATTGTTCGGTGACGGAGCGGGCGCGGTCGTTATTGGTGAAGTTCCTGAAGGTCGCGGATTCAAATCGTTTGACCTTGGAGCGGAAGGTGCTGGTGGCGGCCTGCTTCAACTAGAGGGCGGCGGTTCCCGTCTGCCTGCATCCGCAGAGACAGTTGAGAATAAAAAACACTACATTTACATGAATGGCCGTGAAGTGTTCAAATTTGCGGTGCGTGTAATGGGTACAGCAACGGATGAAGTTCTGCGTAAAGCGGAGTTGGAGCGCACGGACGTGGATCTGTTTGTTCCTCATCAGGCCAATATTCGTATCATTCAATCCGCTATGCAGCGACTTGAGCTTCCGGAAGAAAAAGTGGTTGTCAACGTAGACAAATACGCCAATACTTCGGCAGCATCCATTCCGCTTGCTTTGGTGGAGGCAGCAGAAGAGGGCCGCATGAAAGCCGGTGACACCATCTTGATGGTTGGGTTCGGTGGCGGACTGACTTGGGGTGCATCTGTACTCGTTTGGTAAATTAGTTAGCTGGGAGAGATAAATCTAATGAGCAAAATCGCATTTGTATTTCCCGGACAGGGATCACAG contains:
- the hmpA gene encoding NO-inducible flavohemoprotein; translated protein: MLSENTIRVIKSTVPVLEVHGEAITSHFYKTMFAHHHELLNIFNHANQKQGRQQAALANMVYAAALHIDNLAAVLPAVHQVAHKHRSLGIAPEQYEIVGTYLLKAIKDVLGDAATEEIIAAWADAYNVIAGVFIGLEKDLYTASENQNGGWEGFRSFRVARKVKESDLITSFYLMPTDGKPIATYLPGQYISLRMKPEGNAYAQIRQYSLSEAPGKPYYRISVKRESARMERPDGVISTYLHNHITEGSLVELSAPAGDFTLNTEDSRNVVLLSGGVGLTPMISMLNTLVDSHVQRSVTFVHAALNGEVHAFRDHVNTLAEQHENIQAFYCYAQPTPDDREQSRFHREGYIDAAWLSQLIREPLESEYYLTGSVLFMQAMYAALGEIGVSPENIHYEFFGPKTNLIPASEAI
- a CDS encoding YceD family protein; the encoded protein is MLLPFRKVAISDRPLQFNEQWDIQELISNRQDITAVTPLTADLSAEQATGGVVDVHGKVSAGVDMLCSRCLKPISEHLHIDFHEQFKQGEQPEDLPEEDDTVYVDGEDIDLKLYAEEAFLLHLPFIPLCSDTCKGLCPKCGHELNEGDCGCDNEVIDPRLAGLKDFFK
- the rpmF gene encoding 50S ribosomal protein L32 — translated: MAVPQRRTSKTRRDKRRTHFKLAVPGMVKCEQCGELKLAHHVCKVCGTYKAREIISQ
- the fapR gene encoding transcription factor FapR — translated: MIEDNPFVTDQELTRQLKVSIQTIRLDRLELGIPELRERMKLMAERSYDQVRSLPLHEIIGDIVDLQLDKSGISLFEIKEEHVFSRTGIARGHYVFAQANSLAVAVINDEIALTASADIRFVRSVHLAEKCIAKAYVRSISGQKGKAKVEVFTYVGEEMVFQGNFVIYRSGGDDSLEGGHLE
- the plsX gene encoding phosphate acyltransferase PlsX, with the protein product MKIVIDAMGGDHAPQATVEGAIAAATEWADTQIVLVGDEAKLEPLLNQSAIKPANLSVRHASEVIGSDDEPVKAVRRKKDASMVVAGRMLKEGEADAMISAGNTGALMTTGLLVVGRMEGIERPALAPMIPTIDDVGVLALDLGANMDAKPEHLAQYGLMGSLYRQKVQGVDSPRVGLLNVGTEPGKGNELTKHAYPLLEQLPIRFVGNVEARDVLTGACDVLVCDGFAGNILLKSLEGTAGAIFALLKEQFSSSFKSKLAAAVLMPELRGLKRKLDYTEHGGAPLLGLSRLVVKSHGSADGNAIKNAVRQARIAVQNQLVESISKEISGK
- a CDS encoding beta-ketoacyl-ACP synthase III, translated to MNNLRPVGVIGTGKYVPEKILTNSDLEKMVDTNDEWIVSRTGIKERHIAAPDQATSDLAYEAAMKALESAGMTGSDLDLIIVATITPDSAFPSTACILQDKLGAKGAAAFDLSAACSGFVYGLATATSFIQSGMYNNALVIGADCLSRITDYTDRNTCVLFGDGAGAVVIGEVPEGRGFKSFDLGAEGAGGGLLQLEGGGSRLPASAETVENKKHYIYMNGREVFKFAVRVMGTATDEVLRKAELERTDVDLFVPHQANIRIIQSAMQRLELPEEKVVVNVDKYANTSAASIPLALVEAAEEGRMKAGDTILMVGFGGGLTWGASVLVW